Part of the Rissa tridactyla isolate bRisTri1 chromosome 3, bRisTri1.patW.cur.20221130, whole genome shotgun sequence genome, cttttttaatgcactaGACTTAGTCCAAATCACTCCTCTGGTCCAATTTGGCATGTAGGTGTTCAGACGTCTGCATGGGCACAAGATAATGGGTATTGGAGAGAGGAGATGAAGGGGATCCAAGATCGCAATGAGGAACTGCTTCTTCCAGAGAAAAGATCAAAATATCAGTTTGTGCAAGTTAAAGAAGTTTGCGGAAGTGCGGTTTTGATAAGGATTTATCCTCAGGCAGTAAGACAAGTACTGTAAATTTTAGTTaaattttttaactttctgtCTTTAATCTCTGCTTTTGTACTGTAAACCAAAAAATCCTAGTGAAGCTGATTTACAAAGTGCAAGGTTTTTAGACAGAGTCAAAGCATTGAATAATTGACACAGACAAAAGAATATACTGTACTTTTCTTCGTCATGAAAGCTATGAAGAAATCATCCCAGGTCTCAtaggagggaagaggagacatGCTGTTGGTAAAATGGTAAAAAGATGTAGCTACATCCTTTGGATTGCGAATCAGCAAcaatatctagaaaaaaaaatactttattagtAGAGAAAGACATAATAGACTATAGTACGAAGAAAACAATAATCTACTTTATGATTGCAGTCTGTGGAATTTCTAATATCTTGTATACTACTTGCAGAATTCAGAAGGTGAAGGATTTCACTTTGCTTCAGTACCTTGTGAAGATGAGTGCctataattattaaaatatattttacagatattataattatgcaaaattattatattattataattatgCAGAATCTAAGTAAGTTTTGCTCAATACAAGCATCAATCGTCATTTAGGTACTgggggaaaataacaaaaatacaaattctcTCTGAAACCTGACACATTGGAGCCCTCACTTGTAACTACACCATAAAATGCTTCCCATAGGAAATTGtgtcaaaatacattttactgcTGGAGTATTTGTGTCCCCTTCATCTCACTTGTGGAGACTGACACGAAGGTATCAATAGGGATGTACTGAGATTAAGTGAGATGAATGGCAGCACTTAAACAGGCATGTAGAAATGGCCAGGCTAAACACTTAAGTTTAAGGCTCATTCTGAAAATTGGCAGAAAAGTACTaaattggcttttaaaaaaatctgttggagTGTTTCCTTTCAAGCCGTTAAAATCAGCACTCaccttggctttatttttaaagatagacCTTGGAAGATTTTCAGGAAGAAGATGAGTAAATATAACTCTTCGAGAAGGTAATTTGTTCATTCGCTTTAAGAATtgaaaggaggaaagaacagtTAAGTTAGTACAAGTATTCTTTTCATCAGCCTATGATAAAATACTGCCTTGCTAAACTTATCAACAGGTATTGGCTGATAGAAGGACTTATTCCTTGTGAGTGTTATCCTGGGATTTTAGTGGACTGCTCTGAGTAGCTCTAATCTTCAAAAGCCCCTGCGAATGAGCATTTGGAACAAGATTATCCATTGCTAATTCTCTTCACTGATAGTGAATTTAATACGTTCTGTTAGACAAGGGATCAAATCTAAAGGTAAGATGCAGATCCCAACTGGAGTTATGTGAAAGCTGAGGATCTCAAGGAGAGAGAAGGGGTAAGGAAGAAAACCTAGTAGAAGAGAGAAAAGCCGCTCTTTCAGTAGTTGGCATTTCATGAAAGTGTTCTCAAATACAAAACATGCTAACGTTGAATTTTTGCAGTTCCGGTGTATCTAATGAGTATGTGCTCCTCTGAAGCTGTCTGAAGCGTCCATTTATCCCTCAGTATTTGGCAATGCAGATGAAATTCATCCTGACCAGATGCCACATAGAGAGAAATGGGAGAGTTCTTATCAAACAGTGGAATATTTCACACACCATATATTCAGTATTTGAAACACAACACTTTGACAACTTTCATATGTATTCTGTGCCCACCTCATATTTCCCAGTATCTCCAATTTCAAGGTAGGGGAATTCTTCTAGTTCTTCATCATTCACGCTGCtttctttattctgtgttttcttttcaaatatgacTAACAGATCATTTAAGATTTGACCTACCCAGTTTGTgcctgaaaggggaaaaatacagaattttttgttTCACCTTTGGAATAAACAGAAATGGATTTGACAGGAAAGCCAAGAGGTAGGTAGTACTACCAGGTGAGTTGCTTGGTCTCCTTTCATGTGATACAATCACTGCTGACTATCTGAACAATAGCCATTCAGGGTCCTACCTTTGCTCTTTATAAGGATATATTTGTCCCACTGGAATGTCTTAGTACATCGTAAATTAACTTGTATATTTTAAATTACCTAATAAAGGAGAAGAACCACTAAGATTCAAATAGGAAAACATGCATTAATGTAATAAATTTTTATTGTGACAACTATAAGAGGGATTGGGGTGGTAAACCTGTATGTCAAAACCTAGTATATTATACATGTCTTCTGACGTGCTGCACAGGATTATCTTGGGAGGAAAGATGGATCACAGAACTTCAACACAGGAGAAGTAGATCTGAAAATTGTGCTGTATGTGCTCACTTTCTTTGCCATAGGCAGAAATTCTCTAAAGTGACATTTCCTACAcacatttattaatatttttattcataacaTAAAAAAGACTCTGTAGAGAACTCCCATCTTTAGTTTATTGTTTCCTGACTTCTGGACCCTGGGTACCTACATCTTTGTCACTGCAGTCTTAATAACTGCGTTCTGGTGCATagcatttctttgaaaagaaaacatgacaaaaaagcaaaaactttatCTTATGTAATATTATATAtcatataatatataattatctACTTagtatatattatattattataggATATTAGTGTATTgatttatatattaatatatactatattgtatatttttattatattatattaatatataaatcTATACACTAATATATTTtgtataatatatatttcatataataGATGTTTCGTATGATACacatatttatattatatatatttagtaCAAACCTACTTATTTGTGATTACATAACtttatttatgaagaaagaaaactatatTCACCAGATTTAGGGTATCCTGCCAAAATGATATCATCACTTCTGGCTTCAAGGGACTCCATGGCTCTGAATACTTCAGGACTGCAAAAAGTAGCAGGGTAGAGAATCCCCTTGTAAGAAAAAAGCAGTTCATCACGATCCATTGTATTAGCAGCAGCCATTGCCTTATCTATGATATCAGCAAATTTTTTCCTGGACTTCtccattcttctttctctctcgcACACAGGCTCTGTCACAGTGTGAAATGCTATGCGGAAAAAGAGTGTCACAGATTACCTTTTAATAGGGGGTTGTGGTCTGGCTTTTTGACCCCGCGAGCAATAATTTACTACTTCTCCTGAAACTGTAAAGAAATACGCAACTCCAGTCAAAGACCTTGGGTCATTTGAACCTTGTGAAATCAACAGAAGTTGatgtaaacaaacaagaaaaacaagaaaatgcgATTGCATTCTAGGTTAAAGAGCTTAACTCCCAACTATCATGCCAAAAATCTGTAAGGAATTACAGCACAGAGTTTATAAACAAAACATATCAAAATAGAAAGACGTAACTTGCAGGCTGGGGTTTAAGCAGCACGATCACATTCCTCACGGCACATCTGCTCTTTCCAGTACTCgctctgctgggattttttttttttttttttggcatatcgCTCATCATTCTCACTGAAATGGGATCAAACATGTTAGGACTGGGAGGAAAAATGTTTACTGTGCTAGCAACTGAACTGTGGACCATCCCATGATGGTGGCTGACTGCTCCCTCTGGCTGGTGCCCAGGAGGGCACGTGGACACACACGTTCTTTGGCCATTGTTCAAACTGCAGCACAGAGTTCTGGCTTTCTGGTGGTTACACAGAAATGTCCCATttatacattttctttccttaatgaGCTCAGTCATTGTTTAGCAACTGATCAGTCATCACTGAGTTGGTAATAATATAGCCTCGGCTACAATGATTAGCATTTATAATGCACTTCAGGTGATGAGCTTCTGACTCCACTCACCTCAGCAGAAAAACTGCAGTTAGGCCCAGGTTTAATATTCAAGTATCTGAAAAGAGGATGGGTcataaagaacaagaaaatagttCCCCCAAAAAATTCATGCCAAGCATCTAAATACCATTCTTTCCTATCTCCATCTTTTGAATGCTGCCTGTTGGGCCCTTGGAGCAGGAGGACCAGTGACCCGTATGCTTTTGGCATTTGCTCACCTTGAGGGATTCAGGCCTGGTCCCTGAGGCATGCTGCAGTGCTTGCAGAATGACTTAGCCTGACATTTTGACATCGATTTTGTTCAGTCCAtggaaatcttttgcttttcccttcatgtccttttttctgtaaaactatGTCAATATAGAAAGACTACCTCTGTGCAGGCATCATCTGAACCAAGTGGATGTCATATGACTCCTCCTTGATCCATTTGTTGAGTGAGATCTGGTGCCAAAGCGCAGCCGGTGCCAACTAACTAACTGATGTTAGCTAAAAATTGCTATACCATGAAGCAGCAGCTTTGATAATTCTCAAAGTGTAACCAGCCACCCTAGCAAAATGAAAAAGCCGCTTGCCCtaattgttttcctttatctTTCCTTGGCATTAAGCCACCATGGACAGAAACTTAGAAAATGTGTTTAACTGGCATTTTTACCTGCTGACAATACAAAGGGTTGGGAGACTTTGAACTCCTAAAGGAAGCAAAAGGGGGGGAAATGGTATGTAAATTATTAAAGTATCTCATGCAATAGCATAGTGTTGGAATAGGATTTCCATGATAGAAAGGCAGGTCATTGCACTCCCACACTTCACTCATCACAGAATAATCCAAAGAAACTTTGATAGAGAAAATCCAGAGGATTTCTAGTGTATTTTTGCCAGAGAGGGCAGTCAGGCCAATTATTCCTTGGAGGCATGTTTTATCcttaggaatgaaaaaaaacagtattagCAGAGAAAAACCAATTAGAAGACATAAGTCATGGGGAGGGATTTTGAGGGGAGCTAAATTtcttggcaaaaagaaaaaaagcagggtCAAGATTTAGTAATGTGAGCCTTTGATACAGCCACCTGTCATGACACCTGAGACGGGAGATGGGAGGAGTATACCTTGTACCGTACGTGTTGCACAATAAGGCCCTCTGATCCTGCCAAATATTGAACCTGGAGGCTGATGGAAAACATCAGTTGACTTAAAGTTTCTAAGAAGCAGCTTCAAAAACATGGAGATTTAAAACCGATTAAAAGGTTTGGTAATCTCCAGATTAATGGTATTTGTTGTTCAAGCCACCACAGTGCCTCTAAAGGTTTCTGACTTCCCATACTCATCAAACCTGGTCTTTCCTGACTGTGGAGCTTTGCAGAAAGAGGATGGTGACCTTTTCTGTGATAGCTACAGGACACTGACAGCTGACAGTTGCCTAGTGGACTGATCTGCTTATGCTGATCCATTCCCTGttaaatgaaacaacaaaataatcCCCTCAAAACTTGTGCTCTCAGATAGTAAATTAGAAGAGGTGGGTTACTGTAACTATTCCTATGATCTGCATTAATCTCGGTAAAACTCTGGAGAAGGCTTCCATAAATTAGTCTGCCAAAATGACCTCATAAGATTTAAGATGGATCCATAAAGATTGATCCATTTATGAAGGTACCCTAAATGCCCCTGATCatccatctgcaaaaaaaaaaacttggggGGAGGGACATTCCTTTGAATCCTATGTATAAGTCCATGAAAAGTAGGGTTTAAAGTAAAATTAGCCATATGATGGAAATGCCGTATATggctttttcccctttgaatAATGTAGCATGTGCCTGATCCAAGGGGAGTTAAAGCCTCCAAATGGCAACCAGGATGGTAGGATGTCTTAGGTTATGTGCTAAAAGCTTGTCTGTGCACCCACAAAGGAGCAAAGAGAAACAATGGATGGGGAGCCCAAATAATACGATGCCCAGACAGTCCCAGGCCCATCACAGTAGCCATCAGCTCATCAAAGGCCTGTCTACACAAGCCCAGAAGAGCACAGGGAGACAAAGGCAAGCAGGAACCCAAGTTAAAGACTCAGATAAAGGGATATCCTGTCCAGGCCCCTTTTAGAGCTGTCCCACGTGAGCTTCAACCCCAGAGTCCAGGTGTGAAGATGACCCATCAAGATGATCAGTGCTGGAGCACCTTTTGAAGACTGGCAGAGGCTGCCACCTGGGGATATAAGCACATTAAGGAACGCAGGGGAAGAGCCTTTCATGATTGCACAGGACTTATTATGTCAGGAGTACATGACAGGTGGGACACAACTGccacaaaacaaattatttaccAGCCTGCAtgatattattgttatttacttgaaaatacaggaaatacTGAAACAGAGACGAAAAATAATTAATACTCGGTACATAATCTGGGCTCATTTTCTTGACTACTCTAAAAAACTGTTTGAGCTGGGGTCTAATTTGTTGTAAAATTTTCTAGGAAcctcttttatcttttcttttcctcctgaactGTAGAATCTTCTTCATGACGGTCATCATCCCTGACCAGGAAAAAGCTGGTCACAACATCAGATTAGATCACTATCCCTAGTCTACAGAAGTATACCCAGCTCTGTCTTCCCACTCCCCAAAATTTCCCACATGTCTCATCTAAACTTTcctctctcaattttttttcagcctcagcTTTGCTGTCTCTGGAGAGTTTCCACTCTCTTAATCCCCTCTCTGGAACAAGGtaggaaataaaagcaattttccaCAGCTTTCATCATCTCTATTAATGTATTGGCTAGTTCCCAAAGTACAGATGCAAAGGTTAACTGCCCTCTCCCTCCTGTTAATACTCCACTAGGTAATAAGAAACAACATGTCACTAAATACAGAGAATTTCATGACACACCAATGCTGGAGAAATCATATTCTTATACCAATCTGAAGATCTCAGCTGTACGTTAACAGACCGCTCAAACCATCAGCAAAAGAGatttatttccttgtttgtttgtttgttttatctgaTCTTTCCCAACAGTATtggtgaaattaatttaaaaagttggAAGTCTCTGACTAGAACTTTGTTACCAAATAAATGTGCAGATGGAGGAGTCAGGACAGTGACCTCAAGAAGTCACCTGTTGCCTCATTGTGTATCTATACAACATGACAttgaaagaggaaggggaagaaacaggaaggagGGAGCAAAGAATAATGTCAAAAAACACTCACTGATGCTATGGAGGACTTTATAATTCTTGCCAATGCACTAAATGCCCTATTTCCGGCAAACCTGTCATTAGTCCCATTATGGTTTACGTCCTTCAAATAGCCAAAGCTCTGGAGCCTTTAGTACAGAAGAAACTATGTCATAAAAACGAATGAAGCCaaatagaaaatgcaaatgtaaattaTGCTAAATAAAGCTCACTAAAGAGGTATCTTGAAACAGGTTATccagatgcattaaaaaaattagtccTGTCACATTCTttgcacataaaaaaataattgcaattttaattttcagtatatGAATTTGAACGCACAAATCAGGATTACCAAAACGATCACAACTTTTTCAGTAGAGCATATGAGACATCAGTGGGTATCGGTGGACCTGGAAGCATGCAGCTCAGGTCTTAAGCATAAAGTCAAAACTGTGTATTTTTGCAGAGAgaagataatttaatttcttgtctGAAGATcatattttaactgttttttcacTTAACTTATCTGTGCAAGGTCTGTTCCTTACAGCAGTGGATTAACGCATAAAGCAACCACTAGTGATTACAAATATTCCCAATATTATCAAAAAAGCTGCTACCTGTAGGTAACTAAATGACACCAGTCAGTGATGTAACCAGCAAAATTATGGCTAGGGGTCCAGGTTTCTCTGACCAGGACTGGACCTTACAGCAAGGTAGGTCTGGGACATGTTAGAAATCCATGAAGAAAAGTCAAAAGCAGCTGTAAACTGTAGCTTTATTGTGTTGTGACTAAACAAATAACAAAAGCAGGGTCTAGGAATGACACACACAGGCATGATCTGTTTGGTTTATGACAATCAGTTTCATTaggctaaaaaaagaaatcaggacgCTCAAGCTGGTATGTTATGTGTTAATAAGATTCAGATTTTTGCTGATGCATACTTGCAAAATAGTACAAGGCCTGGCAGAGAATTTACAGAGCAAACTTTGCCAGTAGATATGCATCAAAATTACCCAAAGCTATGGAGATAGAGGCTGATATTCTGCCTACAAAAAGATAATTATACTTTAAATAGATTGAGCTACTGATGTGTTAAGAGcttctttcttatcagtgtttaATACAGATGTAACTCAATTTCCAATTAAGTCAATGAAAAAATTCCATTGATTTGAATCATAATTGGGTGAGAGCTTAACTACGACAGAAATTTTTTTGCTAAGAAGTGACCCAAATTGATAGTCTTTAGAAAGGTCTCTAGATATCAAATACCCTTAAGCAGTCTAGAAAGACTGAGAGAATTCACCagtaaaagggaaaacagaatatTCCTTTAAGAAGGCATATTGTGAAGCAGGGCTGTTAGACTCCCCTGTATGTGATTAATTATAATACTGTTCAGTAAATGAACGACTTCTCAGTATGCCAAAGTTCTTAGTTTAGCAGTAACATCTGATATACACTGCAGTCACTATAAGGGCAGCTGCAGTCTGAATATTATAACACTTATCTGCAACATCGACTTTTTTCCTGTGTATCATGCAATTGCATTCCTGGTCAGAGTTCAGGAAATGATTGCTTTAATAGGTCTGTTTTATCTCTCAGGTTTTGCAATACGTGTCATATTTTAACCTGGTGTGGTTGCTGCTAAGCGTTCCTTGTACATCGTCTCCATTTCCAAATGATGCTTTTCCTCAAAAAGATTCATCCAGTCACTAACACCACCTACAAAGAACCCTTATTGATACTGTAAGATGTAACGAACAGGTTTTAGTATTCAGTGTATTTGTTTTCTCAAGAAGCATTACTTATATCCCTCTATATAGTAAGTGAGGtggttttccttgctttttaaaattattagtgGATTTGATTCCTTTCCAAACCTGAGCAGTTCTGCTAGTCTGCAGAGATCCACTGGGGGTAGTCAATCTGTGGCCAGCTTTCTGCTTCACTTACCCAATAGATGGCCCCAGTCTTGGGGCTGGGATGAGGGAATAGCCACAGACTAACTCCTGGGTTGTTACATGGGTGAAATAAAGTTAACTGGCCTCATTTTTTGTTCACCTTAATACACCAGCTGGACGGCAATTGCATTTCTAGAACTGTTGACCAGCTGCTTAGTTATTCCTGCCATGAAAGCTATAACTCTAGAGTTACTTCAGTATAAGATGGCATTGATCATCTGAAGGAAAAGGCTTACAGACACTCAGAAACAAccaagtattttctttccacaaaGCCAATGGCTCCTCAAAAAGCTCCCAtaggtttttttctgggggaaaaaaaaaagcaaatgtctcTTAGGAAGAAGGACTTAACGGTCTTGATGGCTGGACAAGCTCTGTCATGCTGTCCTATAATACCTAATATCCTCTTAGGCACAGAGGATGAAAGAACTCATGACCACATCATCAACAGTCTGGGTCTCCCCATCTCAGGTTAGCTGACCTTGGTGAGTCAGATATGTAGTTTTAAAAGAGCAAAGGTGTCCAAAAAGCTGTGTGCCAATCCAGTTGTAAGGCAGTTGTGAAATAACCCTTAAAGCTAGGAAATCTGTTGAATTTTTCACCATTGTACACTGTGACCATCCAGCTAatatttacagaaggaaaattctGCTAATGAAGCTGGGAATAGCTCACCTAACAACGGAAGGCTGAGAATAGTGTCTTCAGAATGGCTGAAACTTCATCTTTACAGAAGAGAACATCACCAAATGCCCCATTCCCAGTCAGCTGAGGCAATTGAACAATTTATGAGAAGGCCATTTTGAAGGCAAGATAGTGTTTGTGTTAGAGCCAGTTCTAGGTTGGTGGTCAAGACAGTGAGAGTATAACACCAGTAACCATAAGTAAATGTATCCATTAGGAAAGAATACAATACTTCTTCCAGCTGTGAagtcttttaataaaatatccCAGGATTCATAAGATGGAAATAGAGAAAAACAATAATGAAATGTCACTAAATCTTTTGGATTTTGGAGCAATAACAGTATCTGAAAGGCATACATTAAAATATGTATACAGGTACTAGGAAAGGGCTGTAATGGAAAAATAGCAATGTTCATTTTAACTAccacagcaaatatttcttaGACAATGTATATTAATCTTAAAGTACTGATTTCACATTATAAGCACAACTCAAATTATTTCACTGTCCTTAACGTTGAGGAAAgtttttgaaatgtaattatttgtgCACATGTAAATTAATTATATAGAATCCAAGTGTGTTTTGCTTGCCATGAAGTTTTTCAGATATTTATGGTGAACAGTGGTTTTGTTAAAATAGACcagataaaacaataaaataaccaAGAAGGGTCACATTCGGGTAAAATGCTAGTATTCTTTGGAGGATGACTTGCAGTCAGAGTCCAGCCTCTTTCAACACAAGTAAATGGTCCCAGTAGGAGActagtaaaaataaatctaagctaGCTTGaaaatccactgaagtcagtaCTTCTATAAATCATTAAAAAAGCACCCCCTTTATCTTTGCTCTTGCAAATGGACTCAGGTAAATTTTGAGGAGCCATACAGACATATATAAGTTTTCTTGGGGGTAATTTCTTTACCTGCTTCAATAaaattcagagaagaaagaaagtagAAAGCACAATTAACATAACATTAGCATTCTGAAACCCATTGCTGATGCAAAGGGTTTCAAAACCCTTAGCAAAGATTTCATCTGGGAGAGGAGAAATTGTTAAGCTTTTTACTGGGACCAAATACTGTCTGTTTTCAGTAACCCTAGCCTAAAAGCTCTTAATAGCAATTGTCCTCTGATCTATTTCAAAATATGAGTTCATGTTTCCTCTTTATGTGATTTTCCACACTATTTCTGTtccaagccaggatgctactggctgCCGTGGCCACCTGGCACAATCCATATCTAACTTCCTTGTGAGCAGCTCCTACAGCAAAGTCCCTTTAGACATGGGGATTAAGCTGTCCAGTTGCCTCTGGGGCTTGTCCTTCTGTATCCGTAATAAAGCATATTAGCCAGACAGTGCCTAGAAACCTGAACTAGTC contains:
- the LOC128906919 gene encoding sulfotransferase 6B1-like; the encoded protein is MEKSRKKFADIIDKAMAAANTMDRDELLFSYKGILYPATFCSPEVFRAMESLEARSDDIILAGYPKSGTNWVGQILNDLLVIFEKKTQNKESSVNDEELEEFPYLEIGDTGKYERMNKLPSRRVIFTHLLPENLPRSIFKNKAKILLLIRNPKDVATSFYHFTNSMSPLPSYETWDDFFIAFMTKKMPWGCYFEYLSKWNKYADDENVMTITYEELKENPVLGVKKIAAFFGISLTEKELQSVVERSSFQSMKKNSQKTHGAFGNILFRKGGVSDWKNLFSEDHNEKMDKAFEEHVGGTKLGTKLKYELYCKV